A region of Desulfolithobacter dissulfuricans DNA encodes the following proteins:
- a CDS encoding ATP-grasp domain-containing protein, with protein MDRRIVRDNQTLLKLYEELGSGDVVVGRVRMRPGEELLLLDLAARSVHLIPSALAQVCSRSKILQARLLGRYMVPGTRAIHDRHDLMEAVSCWGREGLGEVVCKLDRANGGQGILWFQGIEEVVTQAVLGALAYPFVVQPFIRDCRDVRVVLLGETVDAYERYNPDNFRHNLHCGGVGRRWQLSEGEEKLCREVMARAGFPYAHVDLLVSGSGEVWLSEINLRGGLRGSRLTQDDYNRLVAQVHEELLAGLVAPD; from the coding sequence GTGGACCGGCGGATCGTCAGGGATAACCAGACCCTCCTTAAGCTTTATGAGGAGCTGGGCAGCGGTGACGTCGTTGTCGGGCGGGTCCGCATGCGGCCCGGCGAGGAGTTGCTGCTTCTGGATCTCGCTGCCCGCTCTGTCCATCTGATCCCCTCGGCCCTGGCCCAGGTCTGCAGCCGTTCCAAGATCCTCCAGGCCCGGCTGCTTGGCCGATATATGGTGCCGGGAACCCGGGCGATCCATGACCGGCACGATCTCATGGAGGCGGTCAGCTGCTGGGGCAGGGAAGGACTGGGCGAGGTGGTGTGCAAGCTCGACCGCGCCAACGGGGGCCAGGGCATCCTCTGGTTTCAGGGTATCGAAGAGGTGGTTACCCAGGCCGTACTCGGCGCCCTGGCCTATCCCTTTGTGGTGCAGCCCTTTATCCGCGACTGTCGCGATGTCCGGGTGGTGTTGCTGGGGGAAACCGTGGATGCCTACGAGCGGTATAATCCGGATAACTTCCGCCATAACCTGCACTGTGGCGGGGTTGGCCGGCGCTGGCAGCTGTCGGAGGGCGAAGAGAAGCTGTGTCGGGAGGTCATGGCCCGGGCTGGATTTCCCTATGCCCATGTGGATCTGCTGGTATCCGGGAGTGGCGAGGTATGGCTGTCTGAAATCAATCTCCGCGGGGGGCTGCGGGGCAGCAGGTTAACCCAGGACGATTACAACCGACTGGTGGCGCAGGTGCACGAGGAGCTGCTGGCCGGACTGGTGGCGCCGGACTGA
- a CDS encoding acylphosphatase translates to MMAEKRIHARVHGRVQGVFFRDHTRQKALELGLEGWVRNVADGTVEVMFQGDEDKVGQMLDWLHVGSPLSMVSAVEFEETAPVPGELGGFHIRY, encoded by the coding sequence ATGATGGCTGAAAAACGGATACATGCCAGGGTGCACGGGCGGGTTCAGGGCGTTTTTTTTCGGGATCATACCCGGCAGAAAGCCCTTGAGCTGGGCCTGGAAGGCTGGGTACGCAATGTTGCCGATGGTACGGTGGAGGTGATGTTCCAGGGGGACGAGGACAAGGTCGGTCAGATGCTTGACTGGCTCCATGTCGGCTCGCCCCTGTCCATGGTCTCGGCGGTTGAGTTTGAGGAAACTGCACCTGTACCGGGTGAGTTGGGCGGTTTTCATATCAGGTATTGA
- the ligA gene encoding NAD-dependent DNA ligase LigA, with protein sequence MAVFCSTKNSVSAMDREHARKRLAELREQINYHNYRYYVLDDPVISDGEYDQLFRELLELEERFPDLVTADSPSQRVGGPPLDRFETVEHPLPMLSLDNVFSEEELREFEEKIRRFLQWEEEIQYSAEPKLDGLAVELVYEEGVFTIGSTRGDGLVGENITAQLRTVQAIPLRLQELAGDIPSRLIVRGEVYMPLEGFEALNRERASRGEPLFANPRNAAAGSLRQLDPRVTASRPLSFFVYGVADTAVTPCSTQQELYRWLARLGFKVNPLVLHCPDIETVVARYRYLQEVRHQLEYEIDGMVVKVDSFELQHRLGATSRAPRWAVAWKFPATQATTRIKDVDFQVGRTGAVTPVAILEPVTVGGVTVQRATLHNQDEIQRKDLRIGDTVLIQRAGDVIPEVIKPIVEKRTGQEQPILFPKKCPECGHPLVRPRGEAVIRCINPHCPAQRLRSLIYFAGKNGLDIEGLGKKNMEQLVEAGLVRDLPDIFRLRVEDLEELDGWGRKSAENVIRAIRAASHPPLDRFLAALGIRFVGEVTAAQLARRFGSLEHLMEASREELLEVDGVGEQAADSLLDYFSDPDVRAMLRELQENGLQIQPVEAGVPRRLEDRVFLFTGSLETMSRNEAKARVKELGAQVATTVNRKVTDVVAGPSPAAS encoded by the coding sequence GTGGCGGTGTTCTGCTCGACGAAAAATAGTGTCAGCGCCATGGACCGGGAACATGCCAGAAAACGTCTCGCCGAACTGCGCGAGCAGATCAACTATCATAATTACCGCTACTACGTACTGGATGACCCGGTCATCTCGGACGGTGAGTATGATCAGCTTTTTCGTGAACTGCTGGAGCTTGAGGAGCGGTTTCCTGACCTGGTCACAGCGGATTCGCCCAGTCAACGGGTGGGTGGGCCACCGCTGGACCGGTTCGAGACCGTGGAGCACCCTCTGCCCATGCTCAGCCTGGACAATGTTTTTTCCGAGGAGGAGCTGCGGGAGTTTGAGGAGAAGATACGCCGGTTCCTGCAATGGGAAGAAGAGATCCAGTACTCTGCCGAGCCCAAGCTGGACGGGCTGGCCGTGGAGCTGGTCTATGAGGAGGGGGTGTTCACCATCGGTTCCACCCGGGGAGACGGGTTGGTCGGCGAGAATATCACCGCCCAGCTGCGGACGGTCCAGGCCATCCCCCTGCGCTTGCAGGAACTGGCCGGAGATATACCGTCCCGGCTGATTGTCCGGGGCGAAGTCTACATGCCCCTGGAGGGCTTCGAGGCCCTGAACAGGGAACGGGCCAGCCGGGGCGAGCCGCTGTTCGCCAACCCCCGTAATGCGGCGGCCGGCTCGCTGCGGCAGCTGGATCCCCGGGTCACTGCTTCCCGGCCGCTTTCCTTTTTTGTCTACGGGGTGGCCGATACCGCCGTCACTCCGTGCTCCACCCAGCAGGAGCTCTATCGGTGGCTGGCCAGGCTCGGTTTCAAGGTCAATCCCCTTGTCCTCCACTGCCCGGACATCGAGACTGTCGTCGCCCGCTACCGGTATCTGCAGGAGGTCCGCCATCAGCTGGAGTACGAGATCGATGGCATGGTGGTCAAGGTGGACAGCTTTGAGCTGCAGCACCGGCTGGGTGCAACCAGCCGGGCTCCCCGCTGGGCAGTGGCCTGGAAATTCCCGGCCACCCAGGCCACCACGAGAATAAAAGATGTGGACTTCCAGGTTGGCCGGACCGGAGCGGTCACCCCGGTGGCTATCCTGGAGCCGGTCACCGTGGGCGGAGTGACTGTTCAAAGGGCCACCCTCCATAATCAGGACGAGATTCAGCGCAAGGACCTGCGCATCGGCGATACGGTTCTGATCCAGCGGGCCGGGGATGTCATTCCCGAGGTGATCAAGCCGATCGTGGAAAAGCGGACCGGTCAGGAGCAACCCATCCTTTTTCCGAAAAAATGTCCAGAGTGCGGCCATCCCCTGGTCCGTCCCCGCGGCGAGGCGGTCATCCGCTGCATCAATCCGCACTGTCCGGCCCAGCGGCTGCGGAGTCTGATATATTTTGCCGGCAAGAACGGCCTGGATATCGAGGGGCTGGGCAAGAAAAACATGGAGCAGCTGGTGGAGGCCGGCCTGGTCCGGGACCTGCCTGATATCTTTCGCCTGCGGGTGGAAGACCTGGAGGAACTTGACGGCTGGGGCAGGAAATCGGCTGAAAATGTGATTCGCGCCATTCGCGCCGCCTCGCATCCGCCTCTGGATCGGTTTCTGGCAGCCCTGGGGATTCGCTTCGTGGGCGAAGTGACTGCGGCCCAGCTGGCCCGTCGTTTTGGCTCCCTGGAGCACCTCATGGAGGCCTCCCGGGAGGAGCTGCTCGAGGTGGACGGGGTGGGTGAGCAGGCTGCGGACAGCCTGCTGGATTATTTTTCCGACCCGGATGTCCGGGCCATGCTGAGGGAACTGCAGGAAAACGGTCTCCAGATCCAGCCCGTGGAAGCCGGGGTTCCCAGACGACTGGAAGACCGTGTCTTCCTGTTTACCGGTTCCCTTGAGACCATGTCCCGCAACGAGGCCAAGGCCCGGGTCAAGGAACTCGGGGCCCAGGTGGCCACCACCGTGAACCGCAAGGTGACCGATGTGGTCGCCGGGCCAAGCCCGGCAGCAAGCTGA
- a CDS encoding tautomerase family protein: MPYVSIRVAGKLSRKQKKKIARGVTDVIAKAANKPKESILIFIDEESRENIASGGVLLDEK; the protein is encoded by the coding sequence ATGCCCTACGTATCCATCCGTGTCGCGGGAAAGTTGAGCCGCAAGCAGAAAAAGAAAATCGCCAGGGGCGTGACGGACGTCATTGCCAAGGCGGCCAACAAACCCAAGGAGTCCATCCTGATCTTCATCGATGAAGAAAGCAGGGAGAATATCGCCAGTGGCGGTGTTCTGCTCGACGAAAAATAG
- the galE gene encoding UDP-glucose 4-epimerase GalE: protein MHIIVTGGAGYIGSHTCLELLEAGHRVTVLDNLCNSSREALHRVEELTGQAIRFFEADLLNPDEVEMVFRASPDTDAVIHFAGLKAVGESVQQPLRYYHNNITGTLNLCQVMQDQGVKNIVFSSSATVYGDPATVPIREDFPLSCTNPYGRTKLMIEDILRDLHVADPEWNVALLRYFNPVGAHKSGRIGEDPGGIPNNLMPYISQVAVGKLEELAVYGDDYPTHDGTGVRDYIHVVDLALGHIKALEKLAQKPGVVTYNLGTGQGYSVLDMVQAFEKASGRKIAYRITDRRPGDIARCFADPGLAEKELGWKATRSIDEMCEDTWRWQSMNPRGYR, encoded by the coding sequence ATGCATATCATCGTCACCGGCGGCGCCGGTTATATCGGCTCCCACACCTGTCTGGAGCTGCTGGAGGCCGGCCATCGGGTCACGGTCCTCGACAACCTCTGCAATTCCAGTCGGGAAGCCCTGCACCGGGTTGAAGAACTGACCGGTCAGGCCATCCGTTTTTTCGAGGCCGACCTGCTGAACCCCGATGAGGTGGAGATGGTGTTTCGCGCGAGCCCGGATACCGATGCGGTCATCCATTTCGCCGGCCTCAAGGCAGTGGGCGAATCCGTGCAGCAGCCGCTTCGCTATTACCACAACAACATCACCGGCACCCTCAACCTCTGTCAGGTCATGCAGGACCAGGGCGTCAAGAACATTGTCTTCAGCTCGTCGGCCACGGTGTACGGCGACCCGGCCACGGTTCCCATCCGCGAAGATTTTCCGCTCTCGTGCACCAACCCCTACGGCAGGACCAAGCTGATGATCGAGGATATCCTCCGCGACCTGCATGTGGCCGATCCGGAGTGGAACGTCGCCCTGCTGCGCTACTTCAACCCGGTGGGAGCGCACAAGAGCGGCCGTATCGGCGAGGATCCCGGCGGTATTCCCAACAACCTCATGCCCTACATCTCTCAGGTGGCGGTGGGCAAACTCGAGGAACTGGCCGTCTATGGTGACGATTACCCGACCCACGACGGCACCGGAGTCCGGGACTACATCCATGTGGTGGATCTTGCCCTTGGGCATATCAAGGCCCTGGAAAAACTGGCCCAAAAGCCAGGAGTCGTCACCTACAACCTGGGTACGGGCCAGGGATATTCGGTCCTGGACATGGTACAGGCCTTTGAAAAGGCCTCGGGCAGAAAGATAGCCTATCGTATCACCGACCGAAGACCCGGCGACATTGCCCGCTGTTTCGCCGATCCCGGCCTGGCTGAAAAAGAACTGGGATGGAAGGCAACGCGCTCCATCGATGAAATGTGCGAAGACACCTGGCGCTGGCAATCGATGAATCCCAGGGGCTACCGCTGA
- a CDS encoding ABC transporter substrate-binding protein yields the protein MHRLILAITLLLFSVSLAVAGEPVKIGMITTLSTKAGYLGEDIRDGFKLAIAMENGRLGGVPVELLVDDDGRKPEKGRQIAERFIRRDRADILTGIVFSNVAMAVVPKVVRQGIFYISPNAGPSRLAGRGCNPKYFNVAWQNDNLSEVVGQYVQDKGFTNVYLIAPNYPAGKDALAGFKRYYRGQIAGEVYTTLGQSDYAAELATLRAARPDAVFFFLPGGMGINFLKQYAQAGLKDTIPLFGPAFSFDERLLKAVGEAAVGVVNGSQWSVDLDTPANRKFVAAFKKTYNRTPTLYASQGYDAALLIGSALRAVDGDMSRKDEFRAALKKADFPTVRGKFRFGPNNHPIQDLYVRKVIRDQEGNYTNRILEKVFTDHQDAYVGECRMK from the coding sequence ATGCACAGACTGATTCTCGCAATAACCCTTCTGCTCTTTTCCGTATCCCTGGCCGTGGCCGGCGAACCGGTCAAGATCGGCATGATCACCACCCTGTCCACCAAGGCGGGCTATCTCGGAGAAGATATCCGGGATGGGTTCAAGCTGGCCATTGCCATGGAAAACGGTCGCCTGGGCGGCGTACCGGTGGAGCTCCTGGTGGATGACGACGGCCGGAAGCCGGAAAAAGGCCGCCAGATAGCCGAGCGGTTCATCAGGCGTGACCGAGCCGATATCCTCACCGGCATCGTGTTTTCCAACGTGGCCATGGCTGTGGTCCCCAAGGTGGTGCGCCAGGGTATTTTCTATATCAGCCCCAATGCCGGACCTTCCAGACTGGCCGGCCGGGGGTGCAATCCCAAATACTTCAACGTTGCCTGGCAAAACGATAATCTCTCCGAGGTGGTGGGTCAGTATGTGCAGGACAAGGGGTTTACCAACGTCTACCTGATCGCGCCCAACTATCCAGCCGGTAAGGATGCCCTGGCCGGATTCAAGCGTTACTACAGGGGACAGATTGCCGGCGAGGTCTATACCACGCTCGGTCAGTCCGATTACGCCGCCGAACTGGCCACCCTGCGCGCCGCCAGGCCGGACGCGGTGTTCTTTTTCCTCCCGGGCGGCATGGGAATAAACTTCCTCAAACAGTATGCCCAGGCCGGACTGAAAGATACCATCCCTCTGTTCGGACCGGCCTTTTCCTTTGATGAACGGCTGCTCAAGGCCGTGGGCGAGGCCGCTGTCGGGGTGGTCAACGGCTCCCAGTGGTCGGTTGACCTGGACACCCCGGCCAACCGAAAGTTCGTTGCCGCCTTCAAAAAAACCTATAACCGGACTCCGACCCTCTATGCCAGCCAGGGCTATGATGCGGCCCTGTTGATCGGCTCCGCCCTCAGGGCCGTGGATGGCGACATGAGCCGGAAAGACGAATTCCGGGCCGCCCTCAAAAAAGCTGATTTCCCGACCGTTCGCGGCAAATTCAGGTTCGGCCCCAACAACCATCCCATCCAGGACCTTTATGTCCGCAAAGTGATCCGGGACCAGGAGGGCAACTATACCAACCGTATCCTGGAAAAGGTCTTCACGGATCACCAGGATGCCTATGTTGGTGAATGCAGGATGAAATAA
- a CDS encoding ABC transporter substrate-binding protein produces the protein MRKTFVLVIWALFLVPWSALARDMKPVKIGMITTLSTKAGYLGEEIRDGFQLAIDMEGGRLGGIPLELLIGDDGRSPEKGRQIAQRFIKRDRAQILTGIVFSNVAMAVVPGVVRRGIFYLSPNAGPSRLAGRDCHENFFNVSWQNDSLSEVIGQYATNQGYKKVYLIAPNYLAGKDNIAGFKRYYRGQIAGEVYTTLGQADYAAEIAALRAARPDAVYFFLPGGMGINFLKQYAQAGLQGVIPLLGPAATDERLLQAVGPAAVGVINSSQWSAEFDNPANRAFVAAFEKKYGRTPTLFASQGYDTARLIGSALAAVHGDLSDRDGFRAALEKADFASVRGSFRFGPNHFPIQDFYVRKVVATEDGAVRNRLLGKVFSGHQDAYAAECRR, from the coding sequence ATGAGAAAGACATTCGTTCTCGTAATCTGGGCCCTTTTTCTCGTCCCATGGTCTGCCCTGGCCAGGGATATGAAACCGGTCAAGATCGGCATGATCACCACCCTGTCCACCAAGGCGGGCTACCTGGGGGAAGAGATCCGCGACGGCTTCCAACTGGCCATTGATATGGAAGGCGGTCGTCTGGGCGGAATTCCGCTTGAGCTCCTCATCGGCGACGATGGCCGCAGCCCGGAAAAGGGACGCCAGATAGCCCAGCGTTTCATCAAGCGGGACAGGGCGCAGATCCTCACCGGTATCGTCTTTTCCAACGTGGCCATGGCCGTGGTCCCCGGGGTGGTACGCCGGGGTATCTTTTATCTCAGCCCCAACGCCGGCCCCTCCAGGCTGGCCGGCCGGGACTGTCATGAAAATTTTTTCAACGTCTCCTGGCAAAACGACAGCCTCTCCGAGGTAATCGGCCAGTATGCCACCAACCAGGGCTACAAAAAAGTCTACCTCATTGCTCCCAATTACCTGGCCGGCAAGGACAACATCGCCGGTTTCAAGCGCTACTACAGGGGACAGATCGCCGGCGAGGTCTATACTACGCTGGGCCAGGCCGATTATGCGGCGGAAATCGCGGCCCTTCGCGCCGCCCGTCCGGATGCGGTCTACTTCTTTCTCCCCGGCGGCATGGGGATCAACTTCCTCAAGCAGTATGCCCAGGCCGGACTGCAGGGCGTGATTCCGCTGCTCGGCCCGGCAGCCACTGATGAACGGCTGCTCCAGGCCGTGGGGCCTGCCGCGGTTGGAGTCATCAACAGCTCCCAGTGGAGCGCTGAATTCGACAATCCGGCCAACAGGGCCTTTGTCGCCGCCTTTGAAAAAAAATACGGCCGCACCCCCACCCTCTTTGCCAGCCAGGGCTATGATACCGCCCGGCTCATCGGCTCTGCCCTGGCCGCGGTCCATGGGGACCTCTCGGACAGGGATGGATTCCGGGCCGCCCTGGAAAAAGCGGATTTCGCCAGCGTGCGCGGTTCCTTCCGGTTCGGGCCCAACCATTTTCCGATCCAGGATTTCTATGTCCGGAAGGTGGTGGCCACCGAGGATGGAGCGGTCCGCAACCGGTTGCTGGGCAAGGTCTTCTCCGGCCACCAGGACGCCTACGCCGCGGAGTGCAGACGTTAA
- a CDS encoding branched-chain amino acid ABC transporter permease: MLFFEQLLNGLQLGVMLFLMSAGLTLVFGIMQVVNLAHGSFYMIGAYVAATVTMHSGSFMLGLLAALPAAALAGMVVELLILRRLYHRDHLDQVLATFGLIFFFNELTRIIWGRQPLFMDVPPWLAGSVELLPGVNYPVYRLAIIAVGILVALFLYLLFARTRLGMQIRAGATNREMVAALGVNIRLLYTLIFGLGTLLAGLAGVMAGPILAVEAGMGESILILTFVVIVIGGIGSVRGALVGAVLVGVVDTLARSFLPDLFRLFLDSSAADRMGAALASMSVYIFMALILTCKPAGLFPVND, from the coding sequence ATGCTCTTTTTTGAACAGCTTCTAAACGGTCTGCAGCTCGGGGTCATGCTCTTTCTCATGTCCGCCGGCCTGACCCTGGTCTTTGGCATCATGCAGGTGGTCAACCTGGCCCATGGCAGTTTCTATATGATTGGCGCTTATGTGGCGGCGACGGTGACCATGCACAGCGGCTCGTTCATGCTGGGACTGCTCGCCGCCCTGCCGGCCGCGGCCCTGGCCGGCATGGTGGTGGAACTGCTCATTTTGCGCCGACTCTACCACCGCGACCACCTGGACCAGGTGCTGGCCACCTTTGGACTGATCTTTTTCTTCAACGAACTGACCCGGATAATCTGGGGCCGGCAGCCCCTGTTCATGGACGTGCCACCCTGGCTCGCCGGTTCGGTGGAACTGCTGCCCGGAGTCAACTATCCCGTCTACCGGCTGGCTATCATCGCGGTGGGTATCCTGGTGGCACTGTTTCTCTACCTGCTCTTCGCCCGGACCCGCCTGGGCATGCAGATCCGGGCCGGGGCCACCAACCGGGAAATGGTGGCCGCCCTGGGGGTCAATATCCGGCTGCTCTACACCCTGATATTTGGCCTCGGCACCCTGCTGGCCGGCCTGGCCGGCGTCATGGCCGGTCCCATCCTGGCGGTGGAGGCAGGCATGGGCGAATCCATTCTGATTCTCACCTTTGTGGTTATAGTGATCGGTGGGATCGGCTCGGTGCGCGGGGCGCTGGTCGGGGCAGTGCTGGTCGGGGTGGTGGATACCCTGGCCCGCTCCTTTCTTCCCGACCTGTTCCGCCTGTTTCTCGATTCTTCGGCCGCCGACCGGATGGGCGCCGCCCTGGCCTCCATGTCGGTCTATATCTTCATGGCCCTGATCCTCACCTGCAAACCGGCTGGCCTGTTCCCTGTCAATGACTGA
- a CDS encoding branched-chain amino acid ABC transporter permease, protein MATILVFGLLLTLPWLLDLIDQQYLLSLATRVLIYGLAASSLNLILGYGGMVSLGHAAFTGIGGYTVAILAFHSYEKTPILGWLPWLQGTENGLVAWPLAMALAALFGLITGAISLRTKGMHFIMITLAFAQMVYFFFTSLDTYGGSDGLALYGRNQLPVLDLGSDRNFYFLCLGILLTFLYLTYRLVHARFGRVLIGSRENEQRLQVLGYATFGYRLFSYCLAGAAAGLAGALLVNQGEFVSPGLIHWTRSGEIMVMVLLGGMGTLTGPVLGAAALLLLEEYLAMYTEHWMVILGPFLILVVLFARGGLHGLLFGQKEGS, encoded by the coding sequence GTGGCTACCATCCTGGTGTTTGGTCTGCTGCTGACTCTGCCCTGGCTGCTGGATCTCATAGACCAGCAGTACCTGCTCTCCCTGGCCACCCGGGTCCTGATCTACGGCCTGGCCGCCTCCAGCCTCAACCTGATTCTTGGCTATGGCGGCATGGTCAGCCTGGGACATGCGGCCTTCACGGGAATCGGCGGCTATACCGTGGCGATACTGGCCTTTCACAGCTACGAAAAAACACCGATCCTCGGCTGGCTCCCCTGGCTGCAGGGTACGGAAAACGGGCTGGTGGCCTGGCCGCTGGCCATGGCCCTGGCCGCCCTGTTTGGCCTCATCACCGGCGCCATCTCCCTGCGGACCAAGGGTATGCATTTTATCATGATCACCCTGGCCTTTGCCCAGATGGTCTATTTTTTCTTCACCTCGCTGGACACCTATGGTGGCTCGGACGGCCTCGCCCTGTACGGCCGGAACCAGCTGCCCGTCCTGGATCTCGGGTCAGACCGCAATTTCTATTTTCTCTGCCTGGGGATCCTGCTTACTTTTCTCTACCTGACGTATCGGCTGGTCCATGCCCGGTTTGGCCGGGTACTGATCGGCAGCCGGGAAAACGAACAGCGGCTCCAGGTCCTGGGCTATGCCACCTTCGGCTACAGGTTATTCTCCTACTGCCTGGCCGGAGCGGCCGCCGGACTGGCCGGAGCCCTGCTGGTGAACCAGGGAGAATTTGTCAGCCCGGGCCTGATCCACTGGACCCGTTCCGGAGAAATAATGGTCATGGTCCTGCTGGGCGGCATGGGTACCCTGACCGGACCGGTGCTTGGCGCGGCCGCCCTGCTGCTTTTGGAAGAATACCTGGCCATGTACACCGAGCACTGGATGGTCATCCTCGGGCCTTTCCTCATTCTCGTGGTCCTCTTTGCCCGGGGCGGTCTCCATGGACTCCTGTTTGGTCAAAAGGAAGGGTCATGA
- a CDS encoding ABC transporter ATP-binding protein: MTEPLLQLRNIQKSFGGLRVCDQIDLAVVPGELHALIGPNGAGKTTLLNLITGLLEADSGTLLFKKKDITTSPVHVRARLGMARSFQITSLFQGFTVKENIMLAVQALDGSSYRFWKRADSDPNLVEPSRHIMERMGLLHRAGMPASQLSHGEQRLLELGMALATEPDLLLLDEPMAGLGPGSTRKMTELIRQLKGSLTIVLVEHDMQAVFSLADRITVLVQGQVTATGTPDTIRANPLVQEAYLGTSC; encoded by the coding sequence ATGACCGAGCCTCTGCTCCAGCTGCGAAACATTCAAAAATCCTTTGGTGGACTGCGGGTCTGCGACCAGATCGACCTGGCAGTGGTCCCTGGTGAACTGCACGCTCTCATCGGTCCCAACGGGGCTGGCAAGACCACTCTCCTGAACCTGATCACCGGCTTGCTGGAAGCCGACAGCGGGACCCTGCTTTTCAAGAAAAAGGATATCACCACAAGTCCTGTCCATGTCCGGGCCCGGCTCGGCATGGCCCGCTCTTTTCAGATCACCTCTCTTTTCCAGGGTTTTACCGTTAAGGAAAACATCATGCTTGCCGTGCAGGCCCTTGACGGTTCCAGCTACCGGTTCTGGAAACGGGCGGACTCTGATCCGAACCTGGTGGAACCAAGCCGCCACATCATGGAGCGCATGGGGCTTTTGCACAGGGCCGGGATGCCGGCCTCGCAGCTTTCCCATGGCGAACAGCGACTGCTGGAATTGGGCATGGCCCTGGCCACCGAACCGGACCTGCTGCTCCTGGACGAACCCATGGCCGGGCTGGGGCCGGGCAGTACCCGAAAAATGACGGAGCTGATCCGGCAACTCAAAGGCTCGCTCACCATCGTGCTGGTTGAGCACGACATGCAGGCGGTCTTTTCCCTGGCTGACCGGATAACGGTTCTGGTCCAGGGACAGGTTACCGCCACCGGGACCCCGGACACCATCCGGGCCAATCCCCTGGTACAGGAGGCCTACCTGGGAACGTCATGCTGA
- a CDS encoding ABC transporter ATP-binding protein: protein MLKLEGVETFYGNAQALFGVSFTVGPGEVVAIMGRNGMGKTTVIRSIMGLTPPAGGTITYHGHPLHTLPSFRIARLGIGLVPEGRQIFPTLTVRENLLAVAANYSHSSRPYNLERVVSIFPRLAERLDHLGRELSGGEQQMLAIARALMINPSLLLLDEATEGLAPIICEEIWQGLTILKDRGLSILVVDKNIDALLRISNRCCVMEKGRVVWSDTAPFRAFTDQVKMRYLGV, encoded by the coding sequence ATGCTGAAACTGGAAGGGGTGGAAACATTTTACGGCAACGCCCAGGCCCTGTTCGGCGTCTCCTTTACCGTCGGCCCGGGGGAGGTGGTGGCCATCATGGGCCGCAACGGTATGGGCAAGACCACGGTCATCCGCTCGATCATGGGCCTGACTCCACCGGCCGGAGGCACCATCACCTACCACGGGCACCCCCTCCACACCCTGCCCTCATTCAGGATCGCCCGCCTTGGTATCGGCCTTGTCCCGGAAGGACGCCAAATCTTCCCCACCCTCACGGTACGGGAAAACCTGCTGGCCGTGGCCGCCAACTACAGCCACAGTTCCAGGCCCTACAACCTGGAGCGGGTGGTCTCCATCTTTCCCCGGCTGGCGGAACGGCTCGACCACCTGGGCCGGGAGCTGTCCGGTGGCGAGCAGCAGATGCTGGCCATAGCCCGGGCCCTGATGATCAATCCCTCGCTCCTGCTGCTGGACGAGGCCACCGAGGGCCTGGCACCCATCATCTGCGAGGAGATCTGGCAGGGACTGACCATTCTCAAGGATCGGGGACTCTCCATCCTGGTGGTGGACAAGAACATCGACGCCCTGCTCCGGATCTCCAACCGGTGCTGTGTCATGGAAAAGGGCCGGGTTGTCTGGAGCGACACTGCTCCTTTCCGGGCCTTCACAGACCAGGTAAAGATGCGCTACCTTGGCGTGTAG
- a CDS encoding Fur family transcriptional regulator translates to MPVTKEQIARFEAACRTHGLKITQQRLEIYRTLHQSTSHPSAEALYRQLVRLMPTLSLDTVYRTLATFEELGLVKRVETTGNQSRFEARTEQHHHFFCDNCGQLLDFTWPTFDSMPLPDELEQMGQIREKNLVLHGLCSRCLAGKNNNKQNTGP, encoded by the coding sequence ATGCCTGTTACCAAGGAACAGATAGCCCGTTTTGAAGCAGCATGCCGGACCCATGGACTCAAGATTACCCAACAGCGGTTGGAGATCTACCGAACCCTGCACCAGTCCACCAGTCACCCTTCGGCTGAAGCCCTCTACAGGCAACTGGTCCGGCTGATGCCCACCCTGTCACTGGATACGGTGTATCGAACCCTGGCCACCTTTGAGGAGCTTGGCCTGGTGAAGCGGGTGGAGACCACCGGTAACCAGTCCCGTTTTGAGGCCAGAACCGAACAGCACCACCATTTTTTCTGCGATAATTGCGGCCAGCTGCTGGATTTCACCTGGCCCACCTTTGACTCCATGCCCCTGCCCGATGAGCTGGAACAAATGGGGCAGATCCGGGAAAAGAACCTGGTCCTTCACGGCCTGTGTTCCCGCTGCCTGGCAGGAAAAAACAACAACAAACAGAACACCGGACCATGA